AGGGAACGcgataatgacgtcaccgtgacaccggcttcccgtTAATATTGCAACGAATGacattcactgttataggtatggtgacactaaatgtagacttcttCAAGTGAAAaagttctcctgaattcttgtgagtagtgaataatttctttgtgacaaataaataatgcataatatttttagctaaatccaatttctttgagctcgcttttagtctttgccttatttcatattataaacTGAATAACTAACCCAAAgattgaaaataattgaaatttttctGAAGCCATGTTTGTCCACGACGACTTTTCTATTCGTTCAGAAGCAAACCATGTTGTGATGTCACTTCCGGTAGCGTTGAAAACAATATACGCCATTTCTGTGTTGTTGTTGTAAAAGGAAAGTTTCACCTGTATGTGTATACAATAGTTATAACTTATGAGATTTAAAGGAGTTCTGCAGCGAAGATGTTGCGCGACTTGAGGAACGCAGTAAAGCCGCGAggaagaacaagtgcatatagTTTGATACAAGACTAAAATTATTTGTATCACATATGCATCCACACTTATAAATGATTTAAAGCTATACTTTAActtgagtaaaattgaaaacacTGCCGTTAATGAACTTTTTAACAAGACACCATTTAtcaaaatgacgtcataaacaacGTTAATCACCATAATATAttaaacattctaacatggctcgatttgatttccagttaaacaaagaagaaaatcaagctctatatattctgcgataaacaacggttgacgcgcggaccggtaagagagcattatgacgtcaattatgacgtcatattgccgcatgacgttcgatacattactcctcgcgtaaacgaagtccagtataagtatctattaaaatatatcaatgagcatgtcagaatgaaaataatcaaggccatcttgttatttatcgtctaatttaccacggttcatcgttcagatgcttcagtatttaaccactcgggctaacgccctcgtggttcaattcctacgcatctgaactctgaaccgtggtaaattagacgataaacaactcgaaggccttgattatttgctaaTATAAAAAGTTGTATCTACAGGGATATTAAAGATGTGTATGTAACAGCACAATGTATCATTTGCATGAATagtaatgaatatatttattacatCTACTTGTTTGAATATTTGTTAGCGCCTTTTGGTTGAAGTTCTTAAACAAAcgacagttgttgttttttttttttttgctccaataGAATAACGTCTGCAAATGTTCCTACGTAATATACATCtccttttgcatttttaacaatgaTAACGGTTCACACTGAGTAGTTTTATACAAAGCTTATAATTTCCTgtgaaatttactttttaaatacatAACCTAAGAAAGTCTTGTATCAAGCTCTTTGAGGGAAATGGTATTCTATTTAAGCTATTTGATCGTATACATGTCGTATATATGCTAAAGAACAACTGGACAAAATTTGCTATTGAAATGCttgcttttaatttcatttctgtatCTAGTGTGCATTTCAATGCCTAACAAGTGGCCTACTCgttattatttatttgatataatgaCCTATTTGATATAGATCTACTACCTTTGAAATGCTCAAAGCTTTCCATGAGCCAACAATTGGATTCCGGTAATGTTTAATGCAGGATGTGACGTTAGTCGACATACAAGTGACGTCATTTGTAGTAACATCTTCGCCGTCTACCCATACACGATATATGTCACTGCCAACACCCGCTGTACCACGAAAAACTAGTGTCCATTCTAAAGATAGAATAAAATAGTTATAATTACTAGTAATACTTTCatgcaaaaatacaaactttGCGACCTTGTTACACTTACAATGTTTTAAGATCACATGTTCCGGATAAATATTTCCAATTtccaatttctttttctttatttgtaaatttcaatttCTAAATGATCAAAGTTAATTGGTACGTATGTTAGTTTGCTAATTTGTGGGGCATATAGCAAATGCACCTTGTCTTCTATAAAGTTGgtatattgaaaaacaaaatgccAAACGCAATTATGTAGATTTGACACAATTTGGGGAAGTGGCACATACGCAAAAACAAGAGTTTAATTTAAGAAATtgtataattaataattaaatggaTAATATTTTAATACTTGTTAAACAATTCGGTCCCTCGTAGTTCGCTTCACAGACACATGTGTATGAGTTGTTTCCATCAATACAAGAGCCGTGGTTTCCACAAGGCGATGAAGTACACTCGTCAATATCTAAGTAAAATTTATTGTATGTAGATCTGGTAAGGCTTTACAAAAACTTGTTTgctccggtaacatgctaaaaaaatagggtaggtaggtcggtaatttatttttttcagtagaTCTTttcggcttttttttttttggtaacaaaAGGGGGTTATGCATTTAGACTCTGTGGAAACCCTGATTTAGAGCattcagtaagttgatttctaacatcactgaccatgttttagtataaaaagtgaagttttgctaAATCtactttttattgaaaagttgaaagaaattctcctaggccataaaaaacatttagggtttggccaaaaatttagggtaggtccgggtaccggaaacaaacaatttttaagcCTAAGATAATCATCATTCagatataaatgagccgcaccatgagaaaaacaatatagcgggtttgcgaccatcatggatccagaccatcctgcgtatccgcgcagtctggtcaggatccatgctggtcgctaacggtttctctaattgcaatagactttgaaagcgaacagcatggatcctgaccagactgcgcggatgcgtaggctagtttggatccatgctgatcgtaaagccactatgttggttttctcatggcaaggctcattattatattcataatttaacacagtataaatgtgaaaaaacaaACTGGATTATATTTTAACAATAGACTGTGTTACTGCACGACATTTAATCTGAAATGTAGCTAcatctatatttagtaacattttatatatttaattccttCAAATGGAATAAACATTATAAGATAATATTTAGTGAAAGGAtgacattggatatctttaaacaaAGACATACGAAGATGCTTGGTAGCACATGAAGACGCATTAAATTATATACAGCATTAAATTTctgtttgattattttttgtcGGCCCGTAAAAGATATCACAAacgcattaaaatttaaaaaaaaaggcgtAAGTATCAAGATAAAACAGAAGTTTTGTTCAGGTAAAGATTAAAACATTGACCCTTATCAGGCTGGACACGATTGTTTCTGTCTTTGCGACAGGTGTAGATTGtttgatctgcactattcgccacTAGTCCCTATCGTTTTGGTAAGGaccccctttttaacagttaatggtactgtcgaaactaaaagatggacaagtacaTTACAGAAATGCAGCAGGGTATAAGGATTAATATTTATTGCTGAGAGAATAGCTTCTTCAGCTCTTACTCTGTTCACAGTGCTCGCCTTCAAATCCGGGAAAACATGAACAAATTAACACACCGTCATCTTCTAAACACTTGCCATTTTTGCATAGAAATACTTCACAGCCGTTATTAcctgaaatatatagaaattgTCGCGAATGatttctaaatacattatgttcTATACGTAGTAATGCTCTTTTTTTAACGAAATACtttgtattaatttattttatctcGATTGTGAACAAATTTAATCTTCAAGGTAAAATGAACCACTTTCTAGCCATAACAGCTCTACGACAAAAAACGTTTATGTCAAACTAATATATGTGGTCAAAACCCCAAAGTGAACTGAAATTGTGAGACACGGTTAAAGTGACAGACACCTCAACTACTAGATTACACATCATCTTTTCGATACAAGttcatcttttttctttcatcttttaTATAATGGCAGAAATCTCTTTTTGCCGTAAATCTCATTTTGCCACACATCTGCTTAGACCTATATACTCGTCAATAATGCACATATATGTACTTATACAAATTCCTATGATGTATAAAGTATTAAATTTACCTTTTAGTACGACTGATTCTCGaccttgttcattttcttttgtttcacgTGGAAATCCATAATAACCGAGTAATCCACTTCCAACAACCAGTAAAATCACCACCACAACAACTATTGCTATAGTTATGTATAATTTAGATCTTGTgatgtgtaaaactttcgttttctTTTCCTCTTTAGCGTTTGTATCGTTAGTACTCTCATATATGCTTGAATATGGATGATCAACGTCCAACGTCCCAGTTTCCTCATACATATTACCACTTCCGGTTGATAATGGATGCACTTCCGGTAAAAGAATATTGTCACTTTGCAATGCTAACATTCGATCTTGTCCTTCGCTACTTTTTGTAAAATCCGTGTTATAATAGCGATAGTCAAGGATCCTGTCTCCCATCATTCAACTGAACTGTAGTGCGGCTTTCCGTTTCTTATTAAAGTTATTGATCAGTTTTACATAGtttaaaagttaatggaaaaaaatGACTATTAACAGAAACTTTACGAGCTGGGTATTAAACAAAAACCTGCCATAGTGTGTTTAAAAGTTCGTCGAAATAGATTTTACTGAATTCCAGAATTATGAAATAGAATGCATGGTTAATATCAACAACCTTTTCAAAAACTTGCCAGATGACATGTAACACCGACCAAATATTCACCACGAAGACCACTGGGCTAACGTTTCCCTACGAGCCTTGTAATGctgatcttaaaacatttttttatcatataaaatcattattttttcagAATCGAAGCGCAAAGTAGGAATATACGTAATGTCATTTCAATATAAATGGTATAGGTatgtgtgaaaaatatatatctgcAGATACTCACATCCGATATA
This DNA window, taken from Mercenaria mercenaria strain notata chromosome 19, MADL_Memer_1, whole genome shotgun sequence, encodes the following:
- the LOC123542032 gene encoding neurocan core protein-like, with protein sequence MMGDRILDYRYYNTDFTKSSEGQDRMLALQSDNILLPEVHPLSTGSGNMYEETGTLDVDHPYSSIYESTNDTNAKEEKKTKVLHITRSKLYITIAIVVVVVILLVVGSGLLGYYGFPRETKENEQGRESVVLKGNNGCEVFLCKNGKCLEDDGVLICSCFPGFEGEHCEQNIDECTSSPCGNHGSCIDGNNSYTCVCEANYEGPNCLTKWTLVFRGTAGVGSDIYRVWVDGEDVTTNDVTCMSTNVTSCIKHYRNPIVGSWKALSISKVKLSFYNNNTEMAYIVFNATGSDITTWFASERIEKSSWTNMASEKFQLFSIFGNDPWRRFLISRNLGKCSDDSMYTATIVPHHYDCNYDQHNTYPQFLYSTSNGYGYPETMKGFAAADVMAIFIH